In candidate division WOR-3 bacterium, one genomic interval encodes:
- a CDS encoding tetratricopeptide repeat protein, with protein sequence MYQKFIGFGALVMLILGCVAPQVTKVSEDELKLRREEAQKYYSIGAEYFKQRNLDQALENFRTALTYDSLYYDPYIAIGNIYREKRNASEAESYFRRAIKLQPQNTKGYEALGDLYLVMQNYQAAESVYLDGLRKDSTDIELYLGLAEVYIKTDRNSLAESTYKKVLKMYPEDISVLNLWGDYLFSQGRYKEAEEALTALITRLPTVVELREKRGDAYTELGKYREALQDYNAILEQKPDNWRILLKVGNVYLKQNKFTEAKKYFTQATQLAPNEALPRIYNADLLMRQGNFSQAASELRAALNIDPTLKIARVLFGDLYKRQGDNAKKDNKLREAYQFYKNAISEYQAIPKGDPYYYYAGTEIERCRKYMAKIKEELWFRGEKIEDNG encoded by the coding sequence ATGTATCAAAAATTTATTGGATTTGGTGCGTTAGTAATGTTAATATTGGGGTGTGTTGCCCCGCAAGTTACCAAAGTCTCAGAAGATGAGTTAAAACTCCGCCGGGAAGAAGCTCAGAAATATTATAGTATCGGGGCTGAATATTTTAAGCAACGGAATTTAGATCAAGCATTAGAAAACTTTCGCACCGCACTAACTTATGATTCATTATACTACGATCCCTATATCGCGATCGGTAATATCTATCGGGAAAAGCGTAATGCCAGCGAAGCCGAATCTTATTTTCGTAGGGCAATTAAATTGCAACCTCAGAATACTAAAGGCTATGAGGCATTGGGTGACTTGTATTTAGTGATGCAGAATTATCAAGCTGCCGAGTCAGTTTATCTTGATGGTCTTCGAAAAGATTCTACCGATATCGAGCTTTATTTAGGCTTAGCTGAAGTGTACATTAAGACCGACCGAAATTCCTTAGCGGAATCTACTTACAAAAAAGTCTTAAAGATGTATCCAGAGGATATAAGTGTCTTAAATCTATGGGGTGATTATCTATTTAGTCAAGGCCGATATAAAGAAGCTGAAGAAGCTTTGACGGCTTTAATTACCAGATTGCCGACCGTTGTGGAACTACGCGAAAAGCGTGGCGATGCTTATACCGAACTGGGAAAATACAGGGAAGCGCTTCAGGACTACAATGCGATATTGGAACAAAAACCGGACAACTGGCGAATACTTTTGAAAGTTGGTAATGTTTATCTAAAGCAGAATAAATTTACCGAGGCTAAAAAGTATTTTACCCAAGCTACCCAACTAGCCCCTAATGAAGCTTTACCGCGGATCTATAATGCTGACCTACTTATGCGTCAGGGGAATTTTTCGCAAGCTGCCAGTGAGTTGCGTGCCGCATTAAATATTGACCCAACTCTTAAGATCGCCCGAGTATTATTCGGAGATCTTTATAAACGACAAGGTGATAATGCCAAAAAAGATAATAAGCTACGTGAAGCTTATCAGTTTTATAAAAATGCTATTTCTGAATATCAGGCAATTCCCAAGGGGGATCCCTATTACTATTATGCCGGTACCGAAATTGAACGATGCCGCAAGTATATGGCAAAGATTAAAGAAGAACTTTGGTTTCGAGGCGAAAAAATTGAAGATAATGGTTAA
- a CDS encoding HNH endonuclease, whose protein sequence is MLNEEVLVLNQNYEPLTFCRARRALVLLYLGKAELVESYNGKIIRSVKNWLPLPSVLRLNRFIKVTRREIPLTKRNILRRDNHQCQYCGKKTGPMTTDHIIPKGKGGTDSWENLVCACVECNTKKGNKPYMSVGLKLLRKPKKPTYLQFILSSRDKIPEEWRPYLFVDSQ, encoded by the coding sequence ATGCTTAACGAGGAGGTTTTAGTCCTTAACCAAAACTATGAGCCATTAACTTTTTGTCGAGCGCGGCGGGCGTTAGTTTTGTTGTACTTAGGCAAGGCCGAGTTAGTTGAAAGTTATAATGGTAAAATTATCCGCTCGGTGAAAAATTGGCTTCCTTTACCCAGTGTTCTTAGACTTAATCGTTTTATTAAAGTTACAAGGCGCGAGATTCCATTGACCAAACGCAATATTTTACGCCGGGACAACCATCAATGTCAGTATTGTGGTAAAAAGACCGGGCCGATGACTACCGACCACATTATCCCTAAAGGTAAAGGTGGTACTGATTCTTGGGAGAATTTGGTTTGCGCTTGTGTTGAGTGTAATACAAAAAAAGGCAACAAACCATATATGAGTGTTGGCTTAAAGCTATTGCGTAAGCCCAAAAAACCGACATACTTGCAATTTATTCTTAGTTCCCGCGATAAAATTCCTGAGGAATGGCGACCCTACTTATTTGTTGATTCCCAATAA
- a CDS encoding undecaprenyl-diphosphate phosphatase, whose translation MLIKIIFLGIVQGLTEFLPISSSGHLVLIEKTLNLSLSSFLSYTAFFHLGTTLAIIFYFRRRIYEICKNIFQPQARRSESIRIVVNVAIGSIPVAIIGYFLRSHIEYFFSSRLYFVALFLMINGILLFVTKFITARNIQLTPWRSLTIGIAQALALLPGISRSGITITTGLILGFSSVSSFEFSFLLALPAIIGANILVLREIVFHFSIIDFIIGFFVPFIIGVGALRLLNKMVIDKKFYYFAYYSWFLGVLILPVGLL comes from the coding sequence ATGCTTATAAAAATTATTTTTTTAGGCATTGTTCAAGGTTTAACCGAATTTCTGCCAATTTCCAGTTCCGGTCACTTAGTATTAATTGAAAAAACTTTGAATCTATCATTAAGTTCTTTTTTAAGTTATACTGCATTTTTTCATTTAGGTACTACACTAGCAATAATTTTTTATTTTCGACGAAGAATTTATGAAATCTGTAAAAATATTTTTCAGCCCCAAGCCCGGCGCAGCGAAAGCATAAGAATTGTTGTAAATGTTGCCATTGGTTCTATTCCCGTTGCCATCATAGGTTATTTTTTAAGATCTCATATTGAATATTTCTTTAGTTCTCGACTATATTTTGTGGCGTTGTTTCTAATGATCAATGGTATTTTACTGTTTGTCACTAAATTTATTACTGCTCGCAATATTCAGCTAACGCCTTGGCGTAGTCTAACTATTGGTATTGCTCAAGCTTTAGCTTTGCTTCCGGGTATTTCGCGGTCAGGAATTACTATAACTACAGGATTAATTTTAGGATTTTCAAGTGTCAGCAGTTTTGAATTTTCATTTTTATTGGCACTTCCAGCAATTATCGGCGCCAATATTCTTGTTCTTAGAGAAATTGTATTTCATTTTTCTATAATTGATTTTATTATTGGCTTTTTTGTTCCGTTTATCATAGGAGTCGGTGCCCTAAGGTTATTGAATAAAATGGTTATAGATAAAAAATTTTATTACTTTGCTTACTATTCGTGGTTTTTAGGTGTGCTTATTCTACCGGTTGGATTGTTATGA
- a CDS encoding acetyl-CoA carboxylase biotin carboxyl carrier protein subunit, with product MIITINNHSYNIDLKSQGNKLLVTVNQTDNYEVAVEFNQLNELQAIIINNKKYWVNIKKFLGRYIVNITDTLIEAYVRDSYNNSETTTDYKKLIKIGAPMSGLVIKLSAKINQDVKKSEHLMTIEAMKMQNEILSPIDGRVIELNVKEGETVEKDQKLITIQPVE from the coding sequence ATGATTATTACTATTAATAATCATAGCTACAATATTGATCTTAAGTCTCAAGGTAATAAGTTATTAGTTACAGTAAACCAGACCGACAATTATGAGGTCGCGGTAGAATTTAATCAACTTAATGAATTGCAAGCTATTATTATAAACAATAAAAAATACTGGGTCAATATTAAAAAATTCCTTGGCAGATACATAGTAAATATTACAGACACCTTAATAGAAGCATATGTGCGTGATTCTTATAACAATTCAGAAACTACTACTGATTATAAAAAATTAATAAAAATCGGCGCTCCAATGTCTGGGTTAGTAATCAAATTATCGGCAAAAATTAACCAGGATGTTAAGAAAAGTGAACATCTAATGACCATTGAGGCAATGAAAATGCAAAATGAAATTTTAAGCCCAATTGATGGGCGAGTCATTGAACTCAATGTAAAAGAAGGCGAAACAGTAGAAAAAGATCAAAAGCTCATAACAATCCAACCGGTAGAATAA
- a CDS encoding pyruvate carboxylase subunit B → MRKPKTVKIVDTTFRDAHQSLMATRMKTEDMVPICPRLNKLGFFAMEVWGGATFDVCLRYLNEDPWDRLRKLRENLPDTKLMMLLRGQNLVGYRHYPDDVVEKFIALAKKNGIDIFRIFDALNDIRNMEKAIKSAKDQGAEVQGTIAYTTSPVHTITGFVELAQKLEELGCDYICIKDMAGLISPKYAYELVRELKKYVSIPIDLHTHSTSGMGLVSYYSAILAGVDIVDTAFSAFAGGVSQPALENLLVSLADTPYQPPIDLKHVIDIGFYFLELRKKYQKFISPTAELTDASVVVHQIPGGMLSNLYEQLKEQNALDKYPEVLKETPRVRADLGYPPLVTPTSQIVGTQAVINVLTQRRYEKVTKEVKDYCLGLYGQPPALIRSEIIRLIIGDQKPITTRPADLLRPELEERRKEAEHLGILRKGREEEDLLTYTLFPQIAIKFLKDSMNNKQDEEVNISVDENKTFLETAAAIAVALYEHLIKTQRIPITSVSKKISYWKLQTRRENLRGD, encoded by the coding sequence ATGAGAAAACCGAAAACAGTAAAAATTGTTGATACAACCTTTCGTGATGCTCATCAATCATTAATGGCAACACGAATGAAAACCGAAGATATGGTGCCCATATGTCCCAGACTGAATAAACTTGGATTTTTCGCCATGGAAGTCTGGGGTGGGGCTACATTTGATGTATGTTTAAGATATCTCAATGAAGACCCATGGGACCGGCTTAGAAAATTAAGAGAAAATCTACCCGACACTAAATTAATGATGCTTTTACGCGGTCAAAATTTAGTCGGATATCGACATTATCCTGATGATGTTGTAGAAAAATTCATCGCCTTGGCTAAAAAAAATGGCATCGATATTTTTCGAATCTTTGATGCACTAAATGATATTCGAAACATGGAAAAAGCTATTAAATCGGCAAAGGATCAAGGAGCTGAGGTCCAAGGCACTATTGCATATACTACAAGTCCAGTACATACAATTACTGGTTTTGTTGAGTTGGCCCAAAAATTAGAAGAGCTGGGATGCGATTATATTTGCATAAAAGATATGGCCGGTTTAATTTCGCCCAAATATGCATATGAACTAGTTCGGGAACTTAAAAAATATGTAAGTATCCCAATTGATTTACATACTCATTCCACAAGCGGTATGGGGCTAGTCAGTTATTATTCGGCAATTTTAGCTGGGGTTGACATTGTAGATACCGCATTCTCAGCATTTGCTGGAGGTGTTTCACAACCAGCACTCGAAAATCTCCTTGTCTCCTTAGCTGATACACCTTATCAACCACCAATCGATTTAAAACATGTAATCGATATTGGATTCTATTTTTTAGAACTCAGAAAAAAATACCAAAAGTTCATAAGCCCCACTGCTGAACTTACGGACGCATCGGTAGTGGTGCATCAAATTCCCGGTGGTATGCTATCCAATTTATATGAACAGTTAAAGGAACAAAATGCCTTAGATAAATATCCAGAAGTTCTTAAAGAAACACCAAGAGTGCGGGCTGATCTGGGATATCCTCCCTTGGTCACACCAACGAGTCAAATTGTTGGGACCCAAGCGGTAATAAATGTCTTAACGCAAAGAAGATACGAAAAAGTAACGAAAGAAGTAAAAGACTACTGCTTGGGTTTGTACGGTCAACCGCCGGCGCTGATTCGCAGTGAAATTATACGGTTAATTATTGGGGATCAAAAACCAATCACTACTCGACCTGCAGATCTATTACGTCCCGAATTAGAAGAACGCCGGAAAGAAGCCGAACACTTGGGAATATTAAGAAAAGGACGCGAAGAAGAAGATTTATTAACTTATACACTGTTTCCTCAAATTGCAATTAAATTTTTAAAGGACTCCATGAATAATAAACAGGACGAAGAGGTTAATATTTCAGTTGACGAAAATAAAACTTTCCTTGAAACGGCTGCAGCAATTGCTGTCGCATTATACGAACATTTAATAAAAACTCAAAGAATTCCTATAACATCTGTTAGTAAAAAAATTTCTTACTGGAAACTACAAACCCGACGAGAAAATCTACGAGGCGATTAA
- the accB gene encoding acetyl-CoA carboxylase biotin carboxyl carrier protein, protein MVGKPIKITDTTLRDAHQSLWATRLKLEETLPILSKLDEIGYWSLEVWGGATFDVCIRYLMEDPWERLSTIRQYIKKTKLQMLLRGQNIVGYRNYPDDLLEMFIEKASERGIDIFRIFDALNDPRNVEAAIKFVKKYQKHAQGALCYTVSPVHTIEYFIKFAQQLKDLGVDSICIKDMAGIITPTAAYNLIRELKNEVKLPIQIHSHASSGMAVASYLKAIEAGADIIDTAHAPLAFGTSLPAVESIIAMLSDTAYTPQINTRLVEEVTDYFNEVKEKKGIKYDRLVDESVIIHQIPGGMTSNLIAQLKEQNALDRLEEVLAEVPKVRKDLGYPPLVTPTSQIVGVQAVLNVLSGEPYKIIPNEVKDYVRGLYGRPPVPIKESLRKKILGREQPIDFRPADLLEPILPKAQEELDPKYIKKDEDLITYALFPEQAIKFFEYRENPSNVIEDGNEKHEVSNMKLENKTGIELIRELVKLISEHNLTELEWKFDNQHIKISREEVKPHLSSQQINKTSEEISIEHTHSSTLQSIQNKPEPITPSRKLLEIKSPMVGTFYSRPRPDAAPFVEIGDIVESGTTLCIIEAMKLMNEIVAERKCRIIEVLLKDGQPVEYGQVLFLVESLE, encoded by the coding sequence ATGGTCGGAAAACCAATTAAAATCACTGACACAACCTTAAGAGATGCTCATCAGTCGTTGTGGGCAACGCGGCTAAAATTAGAAGAGACATTGCCGATTCTCAGTAAATTAGATGAAATTGGATATTGGTCGCTAGAAGTTTGGGGAGGAGCGACTTTTGATGTTTGCATTCGTTACCTAATGGAAGACCCTTGGGAACGATTAAGCACAATTCGCCAATATATAAAAAAAACCAAGCTTCAAATGCTCTTAAGAGGTCAAAATATTGTCGGATATCGAAATTATCCGGATGATCTTTTAGAAATGTTTATTGAAAAAGCTTCCGAACGTGGTATTGATATCTTTAGAATATTTGATGCTCTTAATGATCCTCGAAATGTTGAGGCGGCGATTAAATTTGTTAAGAAATACCAAAAACATGCCCAGGGCGCTTTGTGTTACACTGTAAGTCCAGTCCATACCATTGAATACTTTATAAAATTTGCTCAACAACTTAAAGATCTTGGAGTTGACAGTATTTGTATCAAGGATATGGCTGGAATTATTACTCCAACTGCTGCATATAATTTGATACGAGAACTAAAGAATGAAGTTAAACTACCAATTCAAATTCATTCACATGCTTCCAGCGGAATGGCTGTAGCTAGTTATTTAAAGGCAATTGAAGCTGGGGCTGATATTATAGATACTGCCCATGCCCCGTTGGCATTTGGCACATCACTTCCAGCTGTAGAGTCTATAATTGCCATGCTCAGTGATACAGCATATACTCCTCAAATTAATACTCGGTTAGTAGAAGAGGTCACTGACTATTTTAATGAAGTCAAAGAGAAAAAGGGCATTAAATACGACCGGCTAGTTGATGAGAGCGTTATAATTCATCAAATACCTGGGGGTATGACTTCAAATTTGATTGCTCAATTAAAAGAACAGAATGCGCTTGATCGTCTAGAAGAAGTATTAGCCGAAGTTCCCAAGGTACGTAAGGATTTGGGCTATCCACCACTAGTTACACCCACAAGCCAGATCGTGGGAGTTCAAGCCGTATTAAATGTCCTATCGGGTGAGCCGTATAAAATTATTCCTAACGAAGTTAAAGATTATGTGCGTGGGTTGTATGGCCGACCCCCCGTTCCGATTAAAGAATCCCTTCGAAAAAAAATATTAGGTCGAGAGCAGCCAATTGATTTTCGCCCGGCAGATCTTTTAGAACCAATTTTACCCAAAGCCCAAGAAGAGTTAGATCCTAAGTATATAAAAAAAGATGAAGATCTTATCACATATGCATTGTTTCCCGAACAGGCAATAAAATTTTTTGAGTATCGAGAAAATCCCTCAAATGTTATTGAGGATGGTAATGAAAAACATGAGGTATCAAATATGAAATTAGAAAACAAAACCGGAATAGAACTTATTCGGGAACTAGTGAAACTCATCTCTGAGCATAATCTTACAGAGTTAGAATGGAAATTTGACAATCAACATATAAAAATTTCGCGCGAAGAAGTAAAACCACATTTGTCAAGCCAACAAATCAATAAAACCTCAGAGGAGATATCTATAGAACACACACACTCTTCTACACTGCAAAGCATTCAAAATAAACCAGAACCCATAACGCCAAGCAGAAAATTATTAGAGATCAAATCGCCAATGGTAGGAACATTTTATAGCCGACCGCGTCCGGATGCTGCGCCATTTGTCGAAATAGGTGATATTGTTGAAAGTGGCACTACCCTATGCATTATTGAGGCCATGAAACTAATGAACGAAATAGTCGCTGAGCGCAAATGCCGAATTATCGAAGTTTTACTCAAAGATGGCCAACCGGTAGAATATGGCCAGGTATTATTTCTAGTAGAATCCTTAGAATAA
- the murF gene encoding UDP-N-acetylmuramoyl-tripeptide--D-alanyl-D-alanine ligase codes for MFTVSEILEATQGKLIRGNPNAIVTNISIDSRTIKKKDAFIAILGKQFDGHQFITDAINRGAETIIVHKIENTLEQATNVILVSNTKDALLQLASYYRQKFPVRVIAISGSNGKTTTKEMAAHILAQNFQVVKAPNSFNNDIGVPLTLFQIRPETEIVVLEMEMNEPGGITKLAQIAMPEIGVITNIGDTHLEFLKDRQGVAKEKQELLEVISEHGSVVLNRDDPWVVKIARPFRFYKKLFFGIKSKKGDLWAERIMSLSEDGIECLINGKYFLRLKIPGIYNIYNALAAIGVGVLLDLKISDMVDNLANFIPPSMRMEKITLLNGITIFNDAYNANPQSMLAALFAFSNFSTSGRKIAVLGDMCELGAQTISLHQLVGKEFPNGIDILVTVGKYAHYIGQEAQKKNLALQIYKCCDLNDVYNNLVDIFKNNDKILIKGSRAMKMETIVEKLITRYGRKTN; via the coding sequence ATGTTTACAGTTAGCGAAATTCTTGAAGCAACCCAGGGAAAACTTATCAGAGGAAATCCGAACGCAATTGTTACTAATATTAGCATCGATTCAAGAACTATAAAGAAAAAAGACGCCTTTATCGCAATTTTAGGTAAACAATTTGATGGTCATCAGTTCATTACTGATGCTATAAACAGAGGAGCAGAGACGATAATTGTTCATAAAATAGAAAATACTTTAGAGCAAGCAACTAACGTTATTCTGGTATCTAATACCAAGGATGCATTATTACAGCTTGCTAGTTATTACCGTCAAAAATTTCCAGTCAGGGTAATAGCAATAAGCGGAAGTAACGGCAAAACAACGACAAAGGAAATGGCCGCTCATATTTTAGCTCAAAATTTTCAAGTAGTAAAAGCGCCTAACAGTTTTAATAACGACATTGGAGTCCCCTTGACTTTGTTTCAGATTCGTCCCGAAACAGAAATTGTAGTTTTAGAAATGGAAATGAACGAACCAGGTGGTATAACAAAACTTGCCCAAATTGCGATGCCTGAGATCGGAGTAATTACTAACATCGGTGACACCCATTTAGAATTTCTAAAAGACCGCCAGGGTGTCGCAAAAGAAAAACAGGAACTATTAGAAGTAATTAGTGAGCATGGTTCTGTTGTATTAAATCGCGATGACCCATGGGTTGTTAAAATTGCACGGCCGTTTCGTTTTTATAAAAAGTTATTTTTTGGAATTAAAAGTAAAAAAGGTGACTTATGGGCTGAAAGGATTATGTCGTTATCTGAAGACGGCATTGAATGTTTAATTAACGGTAAATATTTCTTACGGCTAAAAATTCCGGGCATATATAATATCTATAACGCCTTAGCGGCAATTGGCGTCGGGGTTCTTTTAGATCTAAAAATTTCTGATATGGTTGATAATCTCGCTAATTTTATACCACCCAGTATGCGCATGGAAAAGATAACTTTATTAAATGGCATAACAATATTTAATGACGCATATAATGCCAATCCCCAATCGATGCTTGCAGCACTTTTTGCTTTCTCAAATTTTTCCACATCAGGACGAAAAATTGCGGTATTGGGCGATATGTGTGAGCTTGGTGCTCAAACAATTTCTTTGCATCAACTGGTTGGAAAAGAGTTTCCTAACGGAATTGATATTTTAGTAACCGTTGGTAAATACGCACACTATATTGGTCAGGAAGCCCAGAAAAAAAATTTAGCATTACAAATCTATAAATGCTGTGATTTAAATGATGTTTACAATAATTTAGTTGACATCTTCAAAAATAATGATAAAATACTTATTAAAGGCTCAAGGGCTATGAAAATGGAAACAATTGTAGAAAAATTAATAACCAGATATGGTCGGAAAACCAATTAA
- a CDS encoding L-threonylcarbamoyladenylate synthase produces the protein MKTQILPPTPRAITQAAAIIRQGGLVAFPTETVYGLGASAFNPYAVAKIFKVKNRPHFDPIIVHIAKLSDLELLVKTCPPKAQKLIDKFWPGPLTVVLPKTSKVPEIVTAGLPSVAIRMPAHRVTQAIIKKAQVPIAAPSANKFGYLSPTTAEHVAKQLSGKIELIIDGGKCNWGIESTVVYFENNDAVILRHGALPQEEIENVIGRVKTIKKSVQPLSPGTLLKHYAPKTPIVILNNRTRIDFTKRAGLLAFRMPSKINGFHKIEVLSKNGNYVEAAANLFEALHRLDESNLDVIYAQKIKEIGLGRAIMERLKKAAYKYKKENLGQ, from the coding sequence ATGAAGACGCAAATTTTACCACCAACTCCCAGGGCAATTACTCAAGCTGCGGCAATTATTCGCCAGGGTGGTCTTGTGGCTTTTCCCACCGAGACGGTTTATGGTCTAGGGGCCTCTGCATTTAATCCTTATGCGGTAGCTAAAATCTTTAAGGTTAAAAATCGACCTCATTTTGATCCCATAATTGTACATATTGCCAAGTTATCTGACCTTGAACTTTTAGTAAAGACCTGCCCACCCAAGGCCCAAAAACTTATCGATAAATTTTGGCCTGGGCCGTTAACGGTAGTCTTACCCAAAACATCTAAGGTACCTGAAATTGTTACTGCTGGACTACCGAGCGTTGCAATCCGCATGCCGGCCCATCGCGTGACCCAGGCAATAATAAAAAAAGCCCAAGTACCGATTGCTGCCCCAAGTGCTAATAAATTTGGCTATTTAAGTCCCACAACTGCTGAGCATGTTGCAAAACAACTATCTGGAAAAATTGAGTTAATTATTGACGGCGGAAAATGTAATTGGGGAATTGAATCCACTGTGGTTTATTTTGAAAACAATGACGCGGTGATTTTACGGCATGGTGCGCTACCGCAGGAAGAAATTGAAAATGTGATTGGCAGGGTAAAAACAATAAAAAAATCTGTCCAGCCGCTTTCTCCGGGTACACTGCTGAAGCATTATGCGCCTAAAACCCCAATTGTAATACTAAACAACCGGACCAGGATCGATTTTACAAAAAGAGCCGGACTTTTGGCTTTTCGAATGCCTTCGAAAATCAACGGTTTTCATAAAATAGAAGTCCTCTCGAAAAATGGTAACTATGTGGAAGCCGCAGCTAATTTATTCGAAGCGCTCCATCGACTTGATGAATCTAATTTAGATGTAATATATGCCCAAAAGATAAAAGAAATTGGTCTGGGGCGGGCGATAATGGAACGTCTTAAAAAGGCGGCTTACAAATACAAAAAAGAAAACTTAGGGCAATAA